The following are from one region of the Carnobacterium gallinarum DSM 4847 genome:
- a CDS encoding DUF2247 family protein produces the protein MSGKYGFFDFSQAKIKWDWRELLFGVENNIIGRNDVINYATHILDEGILGFDLVLKVAIATEYEDILPYIHELSKLENFEDNQAIEDKWRYVILKELHDKKSDYDNFNEKVEEIYADFDYPEDMAGFIGYMPSIDGRNMEESWQEYLTSSKEKYENK, from the coding sequence ATGAGTGGAAAATATGGTTTTTTTGATTTTTCTCAAGCTAAAATTAAATGGGATTGGCGAGAATTATTATTTGGAGTAGAAAACAATATAATTGGTAGAAATGATGTTATAAATTATGCTACACATATTCTTGATGAAGGAATTCTAGGTTTTGATTTAGTTTTAAAAGTAGCAATCGCTACTGAATATGAAGATATCTTACCGTATATCCATGAATTAAGTAAGTTAGAGAACTTTGAAGATAATCAAGCTATAGAAGATAAATGGAGATATGTAATTTTAAAAGAGCTTCATGATAAAAAATCTGATTATGATAACTTTAATGAAAAAGTTGAAGAAATTTATGCGGATTTTGATTACCCAGAAGACATGGCTGGATTTATTGGGTATATGCCATCAATAGATGGAAGAAATATGGAAGAATCTTGGCAAGAATATTTAACTAGTTCTAAAGAGAAATACGAAAATAAATAA
- a CDS encoding T7SS effector LXG polymorphic toxin, which produces MSSNMYVGEVRQQVQSINSNCQSTVATMEQIQQALSAIIIEPSLKGATYDSMKNYFNTVYMPVTKGFILVCERMIEANQQFLNRYLDQVDVNSLQESVLEERIRQYNRLSEMLDSIVDPVGFNARMIDGLQEMRQQTVRKLDSLREYDYFSIQIFDELESKLATLEAGVSILAEGKAWNQTAGIFSTMGLNLDWAGDINSSWKAYDDKKKGIDEEKEKELKEYKVYAMIYIDADGNPKVSWQLEKNGKGVMNPELYQYLAKAGKYLDADSFEFITQGAWDAKVKDGWRNGYNYVTGEVYNKTLGKIVSSAQSVEDGVNWLNESELGQAIQVLGFSYALYKVTTVKGSATVKNEKVGGSELSTKDLSQFEKLKGDYASKEITNAERIGSGLKDDPVHRSASFITEEQLAKGRVTSFTGGDGKSYSVLQSLGKLNGLDGIYEYVLDSTGKITHQRFIGGGKITGFPNQKVPKGGY; this is translated from the coding sequence ATGAGTAGTAATATGTATGTAGGCGAAGTTCGTCAACAAGTTCAGTCCATTAATTCTAATTGTCAGTCAACCGTAGCGACAATGGAACAAATCCAACAAGCGTTAAGTGCCATTATTATTGAACCTAGCTTAAAAGGGGCAACCTACGATTCAATGAAGAATTATTTCAATACCGTTTATATGCCTGTTACAAAAGGGTTTATCTTAGTCTGTGAACGAATGATAGAAGCGAATCAACAGTTCCTAAATCGGTATTTAGATCAAGTGGATGTAAATAGTTTACAAGAATCTGTTTTAGAAGAACGGATTCGACAATATAATCGATTGAGTGAAATGCTCGATTCTATAGTTGATCCGGTTGGTTTTAATGCAAGAATGATTGATGGATTACAAGAAATGCGTCAACAAACAGTCCGAAAATTAGATAGTTTAAGAGAATATGATTATTTCTCTATTCAAATATTTGATGAACTAGAATCTAAATTGGCAACATTAGAAGCTGGTGTTAGTATTCTAGCCGAAGGGAAAGCTTGGAATCAAACGGCAGGAATCTTTTCAACGATGGGATTAAACTTGGATTGGGCTGGAGATATTAATAGTTCTTGGAAAGCATACGATGATAAGAAAAAAGGGATAGATGAAGAAAAAGAAAAAGAGTTAAAAGAATATAAAGTTTATGCTATGATTTACATAGATGCAGATGGAAATCCTAAAGTATCTTGGCAATTAGAAAAAAATGGAAAAGGTGTTATGAATCCAGAGTTGTATCAATATTTAGCCAAGGCAGGTAAATATTTAGATGCGGATTCATTTGAATTTATTACTCAAGGTGCTTGGGATGCTAAAGTAAAAGATGGTTGGAGAAATGGGTACAATTATGTAACTGGTGAAGTTTACAATAAAACACTGGGAAAAATTGTTTCCAGTGCACAGAGTGTAGAAGATGGTGTCAATTGGTTAAATGAATCTGAATTGGGACAAGCCATTCAAGTTTTAGGGTTTAGTTATGCCTTGTATAAGGTAACCACAGTAAAAGGCAGTGCCACTGTAAAGAATGAAAAAGTCGGCGGATCTGAATTATCTACAAAAGATTTATCTCAGTTTGAAAAGTTGAAGGGAGATTATGCTTCCAAAGAAATAACTAATGCTGAAAGAATTGGCAGTGGGCTGAAAGATGATCCCGTCCACAGGTCTGCAAGTTTTATAACAGAAGAACAGCTTGCTAAAGGACGAGTGACAAGTTTTACTGGTGGTGATGGTAAGTCTTATTCAGTACTTCAATCGCTAGGGAAGTTGAATGGATTAGATGGTATATATGAATACGTTTTGGATTCAACTGGAAAAATAACTCACCAGAGATTTATTGGCGGTGGTAAAATTACAGGTTTTCCGAATCAAAAAGTACCTAAAGGAGGCTATTAA
- a CDS encoding DUF3958 family protein, whose amino-acid sequence MNNQTVEEATYELRKITEQLDDNRRAFTEHYRKKEDVATIFQEVTNSFHEDKEIWKEGEMRYTSESIFDEVSSCQSKFWNQYEEDLDELERENSYLYQKETDLMAEKKELLKKETTK is encoded by the coding sequence ATGAACAATCAAACCGTTGAAGAAGCAACGTATGAACTAAGGAAGATTACGGAGCAATTAGATGATAATAGACGTGCTTTTACAGAACATTATCGCAAGAAAGAGGATGTTGCCACTATTTTCCAAGAAGTGACTAATTCTTTTCACGAGGACAAAGAGATTTGGAAAGAGGGAGAAATGAGGTATACATCTGAATCTATTTTTGATGAGGTTTCTAGTTGTCAAAGTAAATTTTGGAATCAATATGAGGAAGATTTAGATGAACTAGAACGTGAAAATAGTTATCTTTATCAAAAAGAAACGGATTTAATGGCTGAAAAAAAAGAGCTCCTAAAAAAGGAGACGACTAAATGA
- a CDS encoding TIGR04197 family type VII secretion effector has translation MATFQSDLNKASALATSLSNSVAPLNQGKKIQTATLTTLQGNGKSVSLTEKQQGLKSSFAAALIRDIANIHSVASDFEVMNKELENLMTPAALDGKSK, from the coding sequence ATGGCTACGTTTCAAAGTGATCTAAACAAAGCAAGTGCATTAGCAACCAGTTTATCTAATTCAGTAGCACCATTAAACCAAGGAAAGAAAATTCAAACAGCGACACTAACTACTTTACAAGGGAACGGCAAATCCGTCTCTTTAACAGAAAAACAGCAGGGATTAAAGAGTTCTTTTGCGGCAGCATTAATACGAGATATTGCAAATATTCACAGTGTCGCAAGCGATTTTGAGGTGATGAATAAAGAATTAGAAAATTTAATGACTCCTGCAGCATTGGACGGGAAGTCTAAATGA